The genomic stretch GGCCCTTAAGGCTGGGCTGGGCCCTtaagggacaagtggatggcaagcaTTGGAAAggttgaccttgaataaattatACGGAGCtagcaaaagaaatatttgaaagagaaaaaaatatgtttatgtgTCAATattatcatatttggattcacaACTTCGTCAAATCGACCTATTTACTTTTCttagttgaccagtgatgactcTGCTCACTCCAATCAATTCTGTACTGTGTTGACCATAATTGgcaacttaaaaataacttttacccTTTGGACCATCCATCTGAGGCGTTAATTTTTGGTTCGCATAAAGTCAGGCCTTGTATCCTGGACACCAATATTGCATCAGTTCATATAAATATTACAGGTATTGTcgcttttttattcattatttactgGAATTTGTCTGCTAGCTATAACTCACTTGGTTTTCTCGCTGTTAAGGATATGTATAAGATGAGAAGGTAATTTCTTGAGTAGGCTAGAGTATCATCATTTCCCACTCTTGCGCTACGTATGGGGATGCTTTATTCTTGAAGGAATTGGCCGTTTACTACCGGTAAAGAGTTGATAATATTTATTACCATCATCTAGCACATCAAAATATCTGGAAAAATTCTGATTGATGGTGGGCTGGATGGTGGATTCAAGTAGTTTTTAAGGCATATTCACCTCTAGTATggattaattgtgttttttaaacTCTTACCAACATTTTAATAGTGCAATTATAATTCAATAATGATAGTGATAAAATGTGTATGGTATCGGTATTGTGTTTTTATGCTGCTATGCTATTTATACAGATACGTACAGAAATAACTTCTTTAAAAGCAATACATTATTCTCTGTGATGTTTAATTCTATGCATGGGTATAAATTTGGGCAATCCATATCTTCGGAgcaatatattataaataggCTTGGTGGGCCATTTTTACTAGACATTTATTTGACTTTCCTTGAATAAATCTTCCCTatatatgtactttatttttGCACGTTATGATGGTGACGTTGCATAATCCtgatatttcctcaattttctaataataatttttaatagcttcactaatataatttttggaagaaaattgtttccaaaaaaaaatatttttcaagacttTTTCCAGCGACCTTGAAATATGTTACCAGTATGCAAACAATCAGGCGAAGgataaatgcaaattatattttattctaccAATAAAAGTTTTGTATTATTTTGCGTCGACTTTCTCCTCTTTTTTCCTGTACTCATGGCGATgataaaatgcttaaaaggtAAGTTTTTGATCCCCTATCACTCGATAACTTCAGTCTTCGAAACCAAGGTCAAAATGGAGAATTGTTTCCTGCCAAACCCACTgtacatttttcttaaaatactcGCTAAATGTGCTCATTTCCATTTCAGACGATTTCCAAGAGAAACCCAGCTGTGTTAGGAGACTCGACGTTTTCCTGGATCGCAGCGTTCTGCACCGCTACTCAAAAGATTTCCTCGCTTCCTGGCCTGGAAATACCAATTTCGACTGTAAAACCTATGTGCAATCCAAAACAAGCAATACAGGAATCATAGCGGTTATCCAGAACTTAAAGTTCCGGGCAAAGTCCGAGGCTTGTAAGGATTTCATGACCGTAAGTTTATCGCTCTCTCTAAGCCTTTGTCGggcgatatttatttttgcaattttccttATACTGTGCAATTTGCGCTTACTTCGTGTCGAGGGGAGGATGGGATATGGTGAGAAACAGATAAGGAGGGTGAGGGTAAGCCACGGACAAGGAGTAAATAAATGAGTACTCGTTTCTCCACCAAATAGGGTATATTAATGAAACGTTTTGGGATGAATACAAAAGAATATGAAACTGATATTAAATGAaactgaaatatataattaaactaattgtgttattaaaaatattttgtttataccTTATAGCaacttttatttaatcaatatgtTAGACTTCCTCCAGGTAAAACCTGAAAACACTGTCAATATCGTGATAGCAAAAGTTAGGAACGAGAATTGCGTCACTAAAAAAGAGCTCTGGATGGAATGTGTTGTCATAGCTTATTAAACTCGCTCAAGCGAGCACGCTGGCATATAAAGTAAaaaaggatttcaacattgtacgttcTTTCAGGTCTAGAATGGCCCcatgtattcttacaatgtacttttactgcctatattgcgagttttcgaAGCTCAAAGTATTGTAGCTAGTTTATTTTTAGATCGACAAGAGGAATCGACACGTGTGGCATACAAAGTACGTCGCGCGACTaaccgtgtacctcgtgcttcgcttttcttgaatggccttgTGTATTATTACAATGTCATGTTGACTGTCTGCAGCGTGAggttttaaagcacaaagtattgtagcaattttttttagatcagcaagaggaacccgacacccatGGCTtgtaaattacgccgcgcgaccggccgtgtaacTATGAGAGACCAACAATGAgaccaccgaccaatgagagagcagcagcggaatGAAGaggccgccgccgcctatataagacGGAAATTTTTCTGAgtttcctcaccttcgacctgaagacgctgactgcaatgtcagcgacaCTGTTGTCACGGAAACACAACAACGGACGTGGTGAAaccccgaagagaatgcagagatcatctgatcaacacCCCGAAAAGCTTCGAACCTACACTTGAATgtcatatatatacacacacattcTAATTTGATTTCAGCCACTTAGCAGCTCCACCCAATTTCATTTTATGTTAACCAATGCAACCTTAGCCTTGCACCGTGGTAGCGTAGTGGCTAGAGCGCCTAGCTGTTGATCCAGGGATCCCGGGTCTTCGGACGCCACCAAACAAAAGAATCTTTGAAAATCGACGTGGCAATGgcctccctaccctgaatgtgcgaaattcatTCGTCTGCGGCTTTttcaggggtgagctctatcctaacCTATGCAAAATGGGCCTTCGGGTTGATTCACGAAGTGAGTAAATGATTGACTTTTTGCCTTGATCTCATTTCCTTTCATGTGCCTGCCGCGGGACAGTTCAGCGTGGATCCAAGGCAGAGGTGTGGGGACATTTCTTTCGGCTTGAAGCGGTCCAAGAGCGGAAGGCTACCACCGCCATCCGAGTTCATATCCGCCTTCTCCGGACTTTTCACAAGAAACCCTAGTATCTACATGGAAAATCAAGGTTCAACCAGCATTGACTCCAGGAAAAGGTTCCTGTCCTTTGGGTCCTGGGCTTCGCCTGATTACGTGTTCACGACTGATATCCACATACACAGTCAACCTTCCCTGGAATATGAGGAGGATTTGCAGTTCGCCATTGCATACACAGGATTCCAAAGTAAGATTTTGTCCCACTGGTCGTGCAAGCACTGTGCTACAAGGAGTGCCAGAAGAGAGGTGCTAtacaaaatgttcaaaaattatgccaaaagtGAGAGGTGATGAGAAATCATTTGAAACAAGCCGTCGATTCAAAATGAATGCCTTACCTCTAGGACTGTGtgagactctcgaccacccgagagtctcgacggtcgagacgagaatttcatttctcggcattgtcgggacgaaaCACTCGGCgaggcgagagtctcgcctggatcgagagtcgagaagtctcgcccttTCGATATTTCTTGatacccgtcgagactcccggctcctcgaaaaaaataaaagtatttccattttagacattggaaattatttaacaaaaagattattttaagacacctaagacacatattattttctaaaactaaaaataactgTAATATAAGATCAACAGTTACAACTTAagcatatttttctattatttaattaaccaaaattgataggtaaccatgaaccttagttaccataaataaacattgcaaaaagatatataaaattctatagaattagactatgatctcttcttttttgttaatttacaagtgaatgtttcttttttattatattactataataataaacattgcaGTAACCCTTTAAGATGCCtatgcatcaaaattatatgctcaatttcatattaagccctgataatggtttgtaaataaacggaaatgTCTCTTtggaaattctcgccttgcccgggagtctcgaccggtgtcgagaaatctcgaaggggcgagacttctcgactctcgacccaggcgagactctcgtcccgacaatgccgagaaatcgaccgacgagactctcgcacagcattACTTACCCCCCATGTTGTACTTGAGGGCCTGGAGAAATGGGGCCTCTCTCAAATGAATGTAGTGATTTTAAAGGGTCCGGGTAAAGAATTAATGACGTGAAGAATGGTGAAGATGTTGGTGGAATTGGTGTGCTCTCGTCCCCTCCTCGTTGCGTTACTTTGGTGCGATCATTTCCTTAGAGGGGGGCCCACATGCAGGGGCGGTTCTATTCCGTCTCTTCTTGACTTACATTGAGCTCCCAGTTACAATCAGTGTTCAAAAATGAGCGCAGTGGGTCAATGGGCCGCAAGGAGAGTGCACTTTTAATTGCTATATTGACTTGAGAGAGAGCTTTAGTTCAAGTTGTATCCCTTATGCATAATGTTTTCTTGCACTCCTGTTCCTGTCCTTGTCCTGATCATGTCTCtctcctgctatcgtgtgagtgtgtatctttcctttcatccttgtgtcctcgtccatttcttctgttggtgagtggtgagctgccccagtgccatctattggttactcttgggGGCCAAAGAAAAGGTAGTTTTGTGTGCATAAGCCCCCGCTGAAATCCAGGATCAAAGCGTCCTGGTAGCATAATTGATAGAGCACCTGGCCAGCATTCAGGAGGTTCtgagttcgagtcccagtcaggccgcatttttaccctctgatttctggatttttccatccaccacagcaccgttgtcctcgtccttttccattatatgttcctatccctttctttccttaactctgaatttatttgtacatacatatatttttttcatgatagcAATTGTGTTACCGAAAGCCAAGGAAATATATATGTCACCTAGTATGGGATGTATGGCGACCGACAGGCGAGGTCATTTGCCCCGTGAGGGTACGGGTTAGGAGGGAacagtggagagaaaccctgcgtcggAATAAGACTTCTTGTGAATATAGGCACAGCTTCATGCACCATTTGACGGACGGATGCACCATTTGACGGATGCGTTCGTGTTGCATtgtcctccacaaagcactcaagctgggattggacagtctctgaaaattctcctccAGGATTTAACACTAAGagggacggcaggggtcattggCCCATTTtcacaatagggttgttcaagcctatcaaaacggtctaaaaaaacgaatgtatatcacttctgatgtaatttcattttgattggaatgaatgacagatgcgttgaaaaagtaatgatggaattattagcaataaaaattcgaacaattttaaacgccgccaaaaacggtccgccatcttgaaatagaggtgatgacgaaacaagcctgtacggctggcctgtaccctcgatcgctcgatgccaagctgagcactctgcatgccgactggacatttgccaaggttattccttattttgaaatggcctatgttgtgcatgaagcttccggatggatcaaggcgacataaaatccattcttcaagttaggcaggcaacgtatgtagtgtaattgttgacaggaattgaaagttttgtatagctgcatttgcaaggaaactacctacgtgcagtgaactttcattttgccgctagtgcaagtgaacaaaatttgtgcccttaatgtacccctgagtgaattgattgcatatagacgatgaagtaaagagtgaagcgacaagtgaagtgagttgtgaatgtaacatcttcgacgaaattatttatttcttccatgctggttcaatcaaccctatacatttcgatctaaggtatctaactattgcgaaggatatgtttcatatttgagctagttgtacttagaggatacatcgaacgtatattaattttcattcgtttgttcgcctctaagttctgtttgattttattacctattgccaaatcatttggagcattcgtcagtgtttacatttcacgaatttcgttgcgctgttgtttgttttggtcatattttggttacggtaatagtgaaagtgaaattcgaagttttttgatgttacaataactggtttagctagtttaataatttgtttcagcctattcatttcattgtcttcgtaatgtcaatgtaaaataacgtaaactgattctaagtcgttagtgatgagtggtaagtgaggtgtggagaatccttacgaacttcaaggagtgcaaattcttttgtgtgtgcagagtgattggaaaaccgattgtcatgttttattagcgttacataatagtgttttatatttattgtgagccaagctttttattgaatcagttgatttggaatatactgattatacgtatcaaaaagacagctcgtgaaatgtgtgcgttgtagtgctatttgtgatatgatgagcaataaatatgtacaagtaagggtaattttgcttattattactcttattaaaggataaatttggattttatttaaacactgatctggcggcagacgctggagatctttaaaaaaaagtggaataaccctgctgagccacttcaaacactgcagtagggcatctacaggcttgtgacgtcacacaccaattcaagatggaagtagggctttttggcgtaacgtaaaatttgtcactgtttaaagccttctctaaacatgtacaatgaagaaaatagcataatattattgtcattgctccttctgaagcacgatctttcgatttcttaaataaaaaaaatatggtgaacaaccctattcaaatttatttttctctaattaaaatatttttttaaattttgaaactttatcACTGCATTCATTTTGggcaatattttgataaattagtgaaaattcaaccataatgttttgttttcattgtttatgacatgttatacctagaaggacggcttggggtcatttgacccacaaatatttttcgcacaattttctactttttttgccAGTGGGCAATTTTGTGCTATGTATagcatataatcagcaagagactagtatggtagataatttgcttcattttgaaccactaagtacccggttcaatgccaatttcgtcccaagggctcctaccTGTATTCCAAAATCTAGGCATAGTGACTCGTTGTGCTCaatctttcaatattttataggTAGCAAAGGGAAATAATACGTTCTCAATGCTTGATTTGCgtgaaattcatgcaattatgatattttaattttgtatttcttttattgTTAAGTGATTATTGTATTACACACCAGAAAATCATCACATACCCCATGACTTTTTCCTAtcggccaagattcagagctcttagagacattatttttcatcatcgcctcatcaggtttacaaataaaccagacaaatttggaatcgagcaactggttttgacagatgtgaaatgaaaatacagcctaaatgaatgtccatattgtggcaaagatgaagatTGGCCAtgaaatcaagcgttggggaaatataTGGTTACTAAATTGACCGTATCATACAAGagttcaggaataaatgtaacttgtaacaatcattttccatccatccagctagtagaaaattagaaaaaaatagaaaacttatCTTACagggacgatctgaaaaaacagACGTGACACACGAATATCTATGACttctaaaatagccatgtaatccattcaacgcgagtgttcaaaaattccttaggccatactcttgcGTAGAATCAGGCAAAATAGAACAATAATGTATTTCTACTAAGCAATATGATCTCAGACGACTCTATTttcgaaacgaataaaagaataccagagaccatcctatttcataattaaaacaaAGCTTGAGTATATAttatggatagcatgtatcaatttatttgcACGTCTCCAAATCCATCAGCCATATCTCCACGAGCACTAAatagaaaaaggtgccaaatatcaccgaattgcaccaatttcctttccattttccaaactCCTTTTCATGCGCAaatggcttgtgtcctaacaccccctgccgcacgccttttaggtggcttgcggggtagtatgtaaatttagatgtagttgaataaatcgtccaatgtacgCATTCGgtgcaaaaaaattttttgtggaaacagcgcagAAAAAATACTgactgagatttacaacaaagcaataattttttaaaaattacatgcataTTTTACAACCTAGTGTGTCTATTGTTTGGATATAAAacacaaattttgtattgagtgcatgtattttcacgattagatttgcaatcgactactagaTATGGAAtagttcatgattttttaaaataattgtcatTAACTTTtgacagtagaaataatatttaataatgttaaatgtttttaatgaactgattcaacaattaatacgattaaactgaatattggatgaaaatgaggcgttttattccaaaataaattttaagggtCAAATGATGCCGTCTTAGGTAGCGCGGAaatcccgtcctcctagtgttaatcaCAAACCCTCATATGCCACTTTCGCCACCTCACCAACCTGGTTCCAcagaagtaattttattttattttcattactgaGCGGTGATTACAATACCTCTTCCATTTCATAGTGCTAAGATAAACCCAGGAAGTGATGTGGAAAGTTTTCTCGTAGTTGTTTCAAATTGATTCAAAATTTTGAAGTCATTTCATGATTTTCAGCTGTATTTACgggactttttttcttttaacagaTTGCGAGGACACGAACATAACGCAGCCAATGTTCAACTGCGGCTACGGCGTCTGCATATTGAATATATACGTCAACGACGGAGTGGTGAACTGTCCATTCGGAGACTGCAGGGACGAGGGGGGATGCGAAAACGCAATCAAAACCTCGCCACTGATAACGGGTGAGTCTCTCTCAGCCACTCAACAACGGCAAACAAAGATATCCCACTGACCATTAATATTAGTCAACTGTTCACAGCACGTGTTTCAATTGCTTTACAATCATCGCCAGGTGATGAATACGTCACGTCATGACGGTGATGACATGCACTTGCCTATTTTGAATGATAAATGTAAATAGTACCAGATGAGGATTATCGAAACATGTGTTGTGagctgttgaataaaatatttgtgtaatATCTGTTTATTATTCGATTAATTTATGGTCTCCACGGTATTCCTCCGGTAAAAGTTGACttcattacaattttatttgcaattacaTACTTACattcagtggcggcgcgtgcgtatacgcatgttagcaagtgcacacccaaagatgaatggattataaaagaaaactattcttctgcaacgagaaggataaaaatcctgcctgcatatgctagaaacacgaagctccgaacgctacagctatctccttttcgaattcaccgctctacaagtgtgcgatcccctGGCATCGCGCCGGGgacattttcggtctatgcgatcgcttgaaggtgttctggcgggacgaagtatgcgggggggtatgtacagtagggcggatcgcaaaaatcgatttttatcaaatccatctggcccaatgaaaaaaagttgtgggaccgatcaaaaataaggcctgaaaaatttgagacctgtacgtgaacccctgaccctcgctcaaatgcaatttagggggggagggtaaaaattcgaaaaatataatattttatggtcattctctatagattttgccAAGTTACTGACCTATtggggcaaaaatttcgtgcattttgacgtatctgccaccgtttagccacaaaatgcctaatttgagtccgcgtccgcgaagaaaatattccaacgcccacgcagcgtcgcggataccagagccgcaggccgatcccttcccctccacgctcgcttctccccctcccacgcctctaacacagcaaaattcatccagcgcatgctgctaggaggtcgtttatctttcataatataaatcagaagatggtagacgctaaaaaacgatgcgtagtgagtcGACTTGtcccttctttggcgcctcgtcggcgttaaacaaatcgatgttaccaacttttagagaagtgatgaaataattttagtcaaAATGACTATTGCCGCTCTAAACGATGCCAAAAAAAATCTCGCATTTCTAGTGCTAGAGAATTGATTTTTCCCCTTTTCTTCCCATTTTGACGTTACTAACTGAGTACATTTATTAGAGTTAGTATTAAGTTAAATATACATTAGTTCCgctaaaaagaaataatttggaaaaagacAAGTTCGGATTGCTTAATTGTTCGGATTAAATGATAGTAAAAACTGTTTGAtaagaaaggatgaatcttcattGTCACGTAGTTGATAGGATCGCGTATGTAACTGGACGAGAGTGCGCTCATTTTAAAGACCTTCTTCTTCGACGCATCCACACTTACACGCTGAAGACGCTCCTGGCACATAGGCAGTCCTCAATTCCTAATAAAAATGTCTTCTGTTGTTATAGAGTGCAAACATTTTCGCCACAGATATTGTTATGTTCAGATTAGCGTGACTCCACAGTGCACAGAAATAATAATGGTTATCGATAactaagttctaactacacgtatctcaaatatagcaacttttcagaacagaaaaataacgattaatattttttattggaacactgaaattaaaaaccaaaaagttcatgtaaaaacaaaaaagaaacattcgTTTGCATACAAAGAGCTGTTTCTTTtgcgtgtattttatttttcaacccagacggcacagaaacctccgtatctaattcgtatgtgcgtagtacccattgactacggggatactaggccgctccgtcgcttttcgtcatggataatttccgttcacggcctgtcgacgaagcgcgtacgcagcatgtgaatgtccgctacgaagtgctttcgaaaggatacgaagcgcgcaggaacacagcgcttaggctaatctcaatcgtTTAAGTCGAAatttagatatatcgtaactggcacgatcgaaaaatgtatccaacgcagc from Ischnura elegans chromosome 7, ioIscEleg1.1, whole genome shotgun sequence encodes the following:
- the LOC124162639 gene encoding uncharacterized protein LOC124162639 gives rise to the protein MQTQSQRAFQGGMLVPLLFATIIAATTAEYSAIVPKHYDFQEKPSCVRRLDVFLDRSVLHRYSKDFLASWPGNTNFDCKTYVQSKTSNTGIIAVIQNLKFRAKSEACKDFMTFSVDPRQRCGDISFGLKRSKSGRLPPPSEFISAFSGLFTRNPSIYMENQGSTSIDSRKRFLSFGSWASPDYVFTTDIHIHSQPSLEYEEDLQFAIAYTGFQNCEDTNITQPMFNCGYGVCILNIYVNDGVVNCPFGDCRDEGGCENAIKTSPLITGEVNSTDALTSTGGAGGAAAHPQPYPMISAGQALRRMYQSSAVGAGGGDSGGLRDIGEELKKHNVILGRIATLLEGRAEGGKGGEAGKQPATK